A genomic segment from Halanaerobiales bacterium encodes:
- the pgeF gene encoding peptidoglycan editing factor PgeF — protein MFKWKKKNNFRYLEIENFKERGCKAYFTSRNGGVSKGSYKSLNLGLHTNDRKEAVIKNRKITANKLNLNFSSVTSAEQVHGDRVYIVEKKDKGKGSSNYSSSIKKTDALITTANNITLFSYYADCVPLYFYDKENRIIGLAHSGWKGTLKKIGLKVLEKMKVEFNSKMSDCMVAIGPAISKDFYEVDNKLATKFKNNFSNINNYLVYKGKNSYLLDLPGIIKMMFLKKGIKKENIIESKMCTYSNEENFYSYRRDKGVTGRMASIITL, from the coding sequence AAAATAACTTTAGGTATTTGGAAATAGAAAATTTTAAGGAAAGAGGATGTAAAGCTTATTTTACTTCCAGAAATGGTGGGGTTAGCAAAGGTTCTTATAAAAGCCTTAATTTAGGTTTACATACAAATGACAGAAAAGAAGCAGTTATAAAAAACAGAAAAATTACTGCTAATAAATTAAATTTAAATTTTTCATCTGTTACTTCAGCTGAACAGGTTCATGGTGATAGAGTATATATAGTAGAAAAAAAAGATAAAGGTAAAGGAAGTAGTAATTATAGTAGTTCAATAAAAAAAACAGATGCTTTAATTACAACTGCTAATAATATTACTTTGTTTTCTTATTATGCAGATTGTGTTCCCCTTTATTTTTATGACAAAGAAAATAGAATAATAGGATTAGCACATTCTGGTTGGAAAGGTACTCTTAAAAAGATTGGTTTAAAGGTATTAGAAAAAATGAAAGTTGAATTTAATAGTAAAATGAGTGATTGTATGGTTGCAATTGGACCTGCAATTTCTAAAGATTTTTATGAAGTTGATAATAAACTTGCTACTAAATTTAAAAATAATTTTTCTAATATAAATAATTATTTAGTTTATAAAGGGAAAAACAGTTATTTGCTTGATTTACCCGGGATTATTAAAATGATGTTTCTTAAAAAAGGAATAAAAAAAGAAAATATAATTGAAAGTAAGATGTGTACTTATTCTAATGAAGAAAATTTTTACTCATATCGCCGGGATAAAGGAGTAACTGGAAGAATGGCCAGTATTATTACATTATAG